A single genomic interval of Deltaproteobacteria bacterium harbors:
- a CDS encoding XRE family transcriptional regulator: MMRVTLNPEVLRWARERAGRTVQDLAAPFPKLDRWERGEERPTLKQVERFAKAVRAPVGYLFLPEPLVESLPIPDFRTAGNVHSGHPTPELLDTIYICQQRQEWYRDFARSMGEGSLAFVGSAHVRSGVVSTAATIRHALGFEVEERRRMPTWTDSLRRFIEQADALGILVMCSGVVLNNNRRHLDPEEFRGFAMADDLAPLVFINGADTKAAQMFTLAHELAHIWLGQSAISDAQALLLPELEVERWCNRVAAELLVPLAVLREEYDEAAELGDEVGRLARCFKVSTLVILRRIHDAGGLTREGLWEAYKQELARLRAIPKGSGGDFYLTQAARVSKRFARALVGSTLEGQTLHRDAFRMLGFSKLQTFHDLGRSLGVMI; this comes from the coding sequence ATGATGCGCGTGACCCTCAATCCGGAAGTGCTGCGCTGGGCGCGCGAGCGTGCAGGAAGGACGGTGCAAGACCTCGCGGCTCCGTTCCCAAAGCTCGATCGCTGGGAGCGTGGCGAGGAGCGGCCGACGCTCAAACAGGTCGAGCGCTTCGCCAAGGCTGTGCGCGCCCCCGTCGGCTACCTGTTCCTGCCAGAGCCCCTGGTCGAGAGCCTGCCGATCCCGGACTTCCGCACCGCCGGAAATGTGCACAGTGGGCACCCGACCCCCGAGCTGCTCGATACCATTTACATCTGCCAGCAACGTCAGGAGTGGTACCGCGATTTCGCGCGGTCTATGGGCGAGGGGTCGCTGGCCTTTGTCGGCTCCGCCCATGTCAGGAGCGGCGTCGTGTCGACAGCTGCGACCATCCGGCACGCACTCGGGTTCGAAGTGGAGGAGCGTCGCCGGATGCCGACGTGGACCGATTCCCTGCGCCGCTTCATCGAGCAGGCGGATGCCCTTGGGATCCTCGTGATGTGCAGTGGCGTGGTGCTCAACAACAACCGCCGCCACCTCGATCCGGAGGAGTTTCGCGGCTTTGCGATGGCGGACGACCTGGCGCCGCTGGTGTTCATCAACGGCGCGGACACCAAGGCCGCGCAGATGTTCACGCTGGCGCACGAACTGGCGCACATCTGGCTCGGGCAGTCCGCCATCTCCGATGCGCAAGCGCTGCTACTACCGGAGCTGGAAGTCGAGCGCTGGTGCAACCGGGTCGCGGCCGAGCTGCTCGTGCCGCTCGCTGTTCTGCGCGAGGAGTATGACGAGGCCGCCGAGCTGGGCGACGAGGTCGGCCGCCTGGCGCGGTGCTTCAAGGTGAGCACCCTGGTCATCCTGCGCCGGATCCACGACGCGGGCGGGCTCACACGCGAAGGGCTCTGGGAGGCGTATAAACAGGAGCTTGCGCGGCTACGCGCGATTCCTAAGGGCAGCGGCGGCGACTTCTATCTGACCCAGGCCGCGCGGGTCAGCAAGCGCTTTGCCCGCGCGCTCGTCGGGAGCACGCTGGAGGGGCAAACCCTCCATCGCGATGCCTTCCGAATGCTCGGCTTCTCGAAGCTCCAGACCTTTCACGATCTCGGGCGGAGCCTGGGAGTGATGATCTGA
- a CDS encoding DUF4411 family protein: protein MAYLLDANVFIQAKNLHYGLDFCPAFWDWLIRHNTAGRVFSIEKVGDEVEAGGDELATWAADRGTGFFVKPDAAMLPALGRVSVWAAGQHYDPAAVNTFLQVADYYLVAHALAHGHTVVTHEIASTSTKKIKIPDACIGLGIKCMTPFAMLRRERARFVLGPQI from the coding sequence ATGGCGTACCTGCTCGACGCCAACGTCTTCATCCAGGCCAAGAACCTGCACTATGGCCTCGACTTTTGTCCGGCGTTCTGGGATTGGCTCATCAGGCACAACACGGCGGGCCGGGTCTTCAGTATTGAGAAGGTTGGCGACGAGGTCGAGGCCGGCGGCGATGAGCTCGCCACGTGGGCCGCGGACCGCGGCACCGGTTTCTTCGTCAAGCCGGACGCGGCGATGCTGCCCGCGCTCGGGAGGGTCAGCGTCTGGGCCGCCGGCCAGCACTACGATCCTGCGGCCGTGAACACCTTCCTTCAAGTCGCGGACTATTACCTCGTGGCCCATGCGCTCGCCCACGGGCACACGGTTGTCACCCACGAGATTGCCTCGACCTCGACGAAGAAGATCAAGATCCCGGACGCCTGCATCGGCCTCGGCATCAAGTGCATGACGCCGTTCGCGATGCTGCGCCGCGAGCGGGCGCGCTTCGTCCTGGGGCCGCAGATATGA